In the genome of Siniperca chuatsi isolate FFG_IHB_CAS linkage group LG14, ASM2008510v1, whole genome shotgun sequence, the window tagacaatagtcaGCAACATTGTTCACATCATCATCTGTGGTTGAACTCAATGTGCATCAGCTCTGATATCGTTCTGGACTGCGAATGGGGCTGCAATAACCTCAACAGTCTTGCTTTAAACTTCTCATAATGCTTCACTGTAAATGCTCAGTAACAGTTACACAATAACAGTAAATATTGACATGTGTACTCTGCAGCACCATGTTCtctacaaaagtacaaaaaacacatatcaaacaataaacatatttttagaCCTGCATGAGCAGAATTCTCCATGCTCCACACGATTCTCCCATCAACTGTTCTACAGGTTGAAAATCACATAGTGCCCCTTCATTGCATTCACTGTATGACCTAGGTAGCCACGCTAGCCATGAAGCCTTATTATCTCTGCTGGCTGGGTAATACATGAGCTAAACCTAGTTTTCCAGCCTATCTGACTAGTTTATTCCATGGATGTATATAAGAAAtaagttctaataatacatccatggtttaTTCTCTACAGGCTGACAGGTTTAACTCTGCTAGTTAACAGCCTGTCTACTAGCAATATTCTTAAATTTAACAaactacacacaaaacactgtttATAGGTCACAGTAAAAAGCTACAAAATAACACCAAACAAACTACTAGGGTTAGTCTACATTAACTAAACATTTACCGTGCTTTAGTGACTCCAAATGACCATTAGCTAAAGATAACACTTTTAGTAGCCTGTGAATTGCTTACGCTAACGCTAATCGCTAACACCCAGCTACATTAGCCTGCAAATTGCTGCTAATCGCTAGTGCttccaacacatacacatatccCAGCCTTGCATGTAAACTCAAATTCAGAGTATTTTTTCTGTCCTAAACAAATGTTTATAGTGTTTACAAaagtttatactgtattttatcatGATAAAAGTCCCATTATAGTAGGCTACTCTTACCTGTGCAAACATATTTATGACAATATTTATGTCAGCAACACTCAACTATCGCTCTTGAATAGCCACTGACACAGCTGAGCTCACAACGCCCTCTGCTGAACTTTTTTCGCTctagcacagacacacacacagtaaatacagtacagttaaACTACAAAGTGTCCACATTTTGAAATGGGGGGCTTCTAATATGCATTTAGTGTTTTCTAAACCAGTCTTCACACTATACCGTcctgttctttacaaatgtacTGAAAATGGTCTTCATGGGGGCCACACATGCAGCTACTGCAGCTCAAAGGCTCATGGAGAAGGTACAATGAATATAGTTTACTCCACTTCCCTGAATGTAAAGTGGCAAAGCACACATACGGTCCATGGTGAAATGCATAACCATAAAATGGAGAAGAATGAGGAGAGAGCTGGCAGATAAGAGAGAAATTAGCACACACCACTGTGAGGAGAGGAGTGTGTGCTGACCTCTTGCTTTCATTCTGTTCATGGTCAATTATTCCTCCCTTTGAAGTGTCTTTCTCTGCTGTCATAGATCAAGTCAAGACAGAGGGCTGGCCTAACCCAAATACAAAACAGCCTTTGCTCTCCCTTTCCCACTGTCTCTCACCAACACAAAGACTGTGAACATTTCTACATGACAATGCTCAGTCACATCTTCTAGTCAGTTTTGTGCCATGCCAGTAATTTGCAGTGAAACATTATTAGCAGTTTTAATATGTGGTAGAGGAGGGTTGGCTCTCAGCTGTCTTTGTGAAAGCTGATTATGAGGAGTTTAATTTCATCAGATAAGGATGCCTTCATTTATGAGCGTACAGCAGCTCCAGGCACCAAGCCTGACAGGCATTCAATGAGACAAGCACTCCCCCTGCTGTTACTCTTCATCACAGTCTGGTCAGAAGAGCTCCTTCGGTCTGTCATGCTCCCTGACTTTACCATGTGAACAACTCTTAATAACAGCCACCACAACAGACCAGCATCCATaggtttttttgtattttttgtttttagccagAAACTCATCCTTATGcattatacatttattcattGCACACATTTTTAGTGATCAGGTAACAATTCTGTAACCCCCCACTTCAAAGAATCATATTCTGTTTATAGTGAAATATACCTTTTTATACTTTGACTAAGAACATACAGTGATAGTATATTACATGATTATGGGTATTTCATACAGATTTCGTACATTATAACATAACATGGCATGTTGATTGTACCTGCCTGTTTCTTTGCTGCAAATATCTTTTTCCAAGTTATTTATCTGCAGTCTATAATCTGTTTAGCCTCAAAAACAagtgttttcagatatttattttgcagtttAATGCCAGATGGGTGAGGTTAACCATCTAGGGCAATGCAGTATTTGTAAGTCAATTTGGTGGTTCTTAATTTTCCCAAATTCTCCATCTGGTGCTCCAAGAGGgctaaaagaaaatattatttgcAATTATTTAAGGGAAGTCTCTTGTGCATCTGGGCCTCTCGAAGTGAATAGTTGGCCCTGAAGCAGAATTGCAGAAGTGCTCTCTGCCTTCCTCTTAATCTCTGCCAAAGCTGAAGATGTGGGTGAAAGCTCTTGTGTCAGCAAGCATCTGCCATGCTGAAGTGTCCTGGAGGGAAAAACTAAATCCCTGGCAGCTTCAACAGACAAAAGAGAATTTCTCCTACAGGTCATTTAAATTATGAATGTGTCAGtgtctttctgttgtttcaCAATAAATCTCACacgcatttttttttttctctcatgcAAATCTAAGCAGAACGTCAGCCAGGACGTCAGGGATGGAGGTCCCTTTGGTGGACCATAATGAGACTGGTATCTCTCCAATAGACAATGGGACATTCCTGCGTTTCTCCCCAACCTCTGCTTCCACGTCAGCGGCCGCCTCGTCACCAGGACGTCAGGGCAACGTTTATGTCTACGTGTGGCTCTTCCTCGGCCTGCTGGTATTCCTGCTGACACTGCTCATCATCTCCCTCCACAGGCTGAAGAacatcatctcctcctcctcctctgttcccGACTGCAGCAGCGAGGGAGGGAGCTCCTTCACCAACATGGAGATCTGTAGCATCTCGTCTCAGAGGTccaccatctcctcactgtccacCTGAGGGAGTCGGGAGGGGGAACATACAGGCACATAGACATGTATGTAGTCATGCATGCAACAggcaagcatgcacacacacaaagcacataAAGGCCCAGCACCTCCTCACTgtgacatacaaacacaataacaaTCCGTCAGTCACAAAGACGAAATGGCATTACATTCCATGCACGCATATTCTAATCCCGATGGTCCACTGAGTCTGGTGAGTCCATGCTATTTGCGTAGGCACAGGGGAAATATAGCTCACAATGTGATGAAGAGGTCTTGAggggtgtgtgtgactgaacCCTTCTGAGCCTTATTTCAACAATCAAGACAAATGAACCTGACAAACTGCTTTCCCTCTGCAGGAACAAGCATAATGAGGAACTATTATCTCTCCTAttcatttttgtaaaattaatttCCTGTACTGTGCTGTGTCATATTTACTGTAGAACAAATAACATTGTTTTCAAGTGATGCTTTGTACAGCATGTCTCATAATGTCTGTCGACTACATTTCAAAATCAGATTTCCAATAATATTAAAGGCCATTAATTGGTACAGAAATGCATACTTGTGCCTCAGTTGTTCAGTAAGACTTTGGGATGCTGtaacttcattttgtttttaccataAGAAAGAATCAGATACCTTaaaaactgtacacacaccAAAATGATTCCCCAAAGTCTGGGGAAAGGATATTGCACAAACACCCTGCTGTGGATGTGAAGGCGAGAAGGAAATGAGGGTTGTGTCTTAGACTACTGACAGGCAGTCAGCCTCTGACTGCAGCTACAGGCAGAGCAGGTCAAAAGTGGCATACACAACAAGATCAAATTCTGGCCCTGAAAGACAGGTCTACCAGCGTAACGGATTACTCTCCTCTTGCCTGTCAGCTCATATGGCGTCTGATTACAGTCTCCATAGTGACTTAAGCACGAGCGCTGTGTGCAGCTGTCAGCCTTGTCTGTATTCCAGGCTTAAGCTACAGTAATGGCCGTTTCTGCTCAAAATacatcatttatattttaatgctgTGAGATAGTTTCTTTGACATGGCAACAAAAATACACCACACAGTCAGaacaaattatttgaaaaagttTCATTCATCTTTGTGACACATTTTCCCAAAATTTAATAACAACTAAAGAACCCTGAAGGCTCAGAGAGCAGTGATGACGGCTACGAAGCCTTGAACAAAACGAGGAGTCAGATCTGTCAGTGTTCTTTTTCACAAATCCTCTTTGTTCTCACATTAATCTGTGCATTTCAGGTGTATCAGCCAAACTCTTCGGTTCCCCCATGTATAGTCAGCTTGTTCACATTTTGTATTATAGATTAGATCTTTAATGGTTGGATTTTTCATATAAACACCTTGGAGGATTCATGTAGTATAATCCACAAATTAAAGCAGTAAATTAATAGATTGTAAATGTATATGCGTTGGATGCACCCACACAATTTAAGAAACTGATGTAAGCAAGGAACATAATGATATGTTTCTAGTTTCATCCCTAAATTTAGATAACAAAATGTTTAGtgtttccacaaaaaaaaatggTTCATTATTTCAGCTGTTGATGAATCTGCATGCACACCAGTCAAGAGGTTATTATGTCCAGAAGCTTTTGGTTTAATGTAACACAAAAGATGCACATTTGAAATAATCACtaaaagatttgttttcaaGTTAACCAAGAagtaaaataattgttttagtctggtgatgttaaaaaaaaatactgtgcagATTAAATCCcgtgattatgttgttttgccATTTGAGTTAAAAGCTCCTATTTTCAGCCTtgcaaacacagagacattatTCAGTGAAGATACAAAGTAGATTAAAATTCTTTTCATTTCCAACTTGAGTGACCTGTGTCTTTATACTAACATGGATACCTTACCTTACCTTGCATGATTTACTGTCCTGTATACCTTGTGACTGCCAATCTGACTTTTGTCCATGGGTTAAATGAATGCCACTAATGATTTCTTCCTTTCTTACACGTTGAACATATCCAGTTAACTGAAACTCCTAGTACATGAACACAACACGTCTACAGCAACTTGTGATACATGCAGTTAACAATTCACACCTGGAAAAGGCTCagctcaaacacatttttacagttttcctTTCAGAAGCTCTGCATGAGAGGCTTTGGTTTACATGCCTTGCTCAAGAGAACTTTGGCTGCTTCATGGATTTGATTTAAGCAGGAGATCATGCAGGACCAGACCCTACAGATGGAAAAAGCTCTAATGAAATGGAAACTGGAAATTTTGTAAAGCTAGCATTTCTCTGTCGGTCTAAAGAAGTATCTGTGTTCTTGGGAAGTGCTGCAGaatatgacatttaaaataaaaatcacagcAAAGCAGGTAGTTTAAGAACATAGTCAAGTGAGGGCAACATTTTAACTCAAGAGTCTCTTGAAATCATTTGAGGAAGAAAGATTCCTGAGAGACTGGTGTCTTGTGAATGCTACAATAAGACGTCcttgtctcactctctctgtgcAGCACTACTGTCATGAAGCAAAAACCTTTAGTGAAACAGAATATGTGACCAATGAAAAGTCAAGTCATCAAATtctttgcatattttatttttcttatcatgatttttttttcaactcacacatgtcatattttacatctttgcaataaaacatgaatacaaTAGTTTTTAGGGTTTCATAGATCCAAAaatatttaacctttttttgGATACGTAAGTTGAACCTGTCGATAGAGTATGTGCATGTGCGCATTTGATCAAGATGgcttcacacatacagtacatctcaCATTTCATCCCctcatctcctccctcctccccacctctaTCAGCTACAGAATCATGATATTGCTTACAACTGTGAGGTTGTAAAACCTAATAATCACACATGAGCTCAACGTTTTAAATACAAACATCAATGCACAAATAATCCCGTAGGGAAAATGGACCTAAACAAAATGGCAGCCGACCAGAAAGAACCAAGCTAATAAATAATGATATGTGATTGGTGCAAAgtgcaaatacaaaacaaacttttacatTGATTtgattctctttttttaaataatcaacaaatgtGGGTAAGTGAAGCTTTCCTTTGAGCTTTCAGTCTTATTCAGCTGATTAAGTCTCCCACCAAGCCTGAACCAAGACTATATGTAcatatttgacaaaacaatcaccAAATATACAAAGGAAATCATGTCAGTCTTGTGGTTGTCATCCTTGGTGGCACTGGCAAGATCTCTTTATCATTACCATCTCCGGCAAAATTATCACCATCCTTGACACCGCCGTTATTACCATCAGTCTTGTCaacattataataattattacacaatattttacatacagcaAGTCATTAATAAATTAAAGGTGAGAAGCGCAGTTTGTGTAGTGAAAGAACATGTGTAGACTCTGACGGAAGCAGAGCCTTACTTACATAAAAACCCTGCTgcaggtaaaaggaaaaaatattaacattataaaataaaataaaaacagatcaaattaaataagatcaaataaaacataaccCCAGGCAATTTTTTAAGGGTGAATTTAAGATCAAGCCAATAGCACCGTTTTTTAATCGAGGGTGGGGCTGGTTCATTTCTCACCATTTCTAATCAGTTTAGACACATTGAAGGAGTCTTAATTTATAGTCCACCCATATAATTCCCAGACTGAACTACCCTCAAATGAAAAGTATAGAACAAAATTGATAAGGAAGAAAAAtataagggaaaacaaaacttAGGTTCTTTGTCTGTGAAGCATTAAGCGTACCAGGATGGGCAACTGCAACCAGTCCTGTGAGTGGTACGGGTATGATCGACCTCTAAGGTCTGCTTGACTTGCTCTTTTTCCCCCATTCTGCAGTCTGTCTATTATATTAGCAGGTTTTGGTGTGTATCTTCAGGGTATTATGTGTCTGTGGTTACACATGTGCGCGTACGTACACGCACGCACAGAGGAAGTTATTTCCACCAGCGCTGCCGCATCCTCAAATCAAGTAAACTTCACAAGGGAATAGAGCCTAAGGTCCGATACTTGTTTTTCCTTCGTCTCGGTACCTGTAGTTTCCCCGCGTTGCAGATACACAGCAGAATGCATCACTTCCTCTCCCTCTtgttcttctctcctccctccatcctcctcttcctcacgcTGTCCACCTCAGTACCTGTTCTGGTGTTCGTAGTGCCAGCGGTTGAAGTCTATGTTGAATGCCACAATGCTGCCGGACGCCATGCCAGTGATCAGAGTCCTGAGGGCAGAGCACACAGAAAGTCACATCTGTAAACCAAACTATACACATACGCTataaaatacctttttttttaggGTTGCAGTGCATCAATcattgtacattgtacatttATACAGATCATTACTGATCATTCAGTATTCTCTGCTGTCCCCTTTGAGGTGACCCAGTTCCCCTAACAACAGTAGTCCTAAAGAAAACACAGCGGTCACACTGTATGCATCTTTTGTCTTTCAAAGTGGCACCCTGTCTGTTTTACCTCTGGTCATGTGAGAGGTCCATGGCACGGATGCCTGCGTCACAGCCTGGATAGATGTAAAGCTGTTTGAAGTCGCACGCCTGCCACACTTCCACAACCCCGTTATCACCTCCCGTCACCAAGTTCTGTCCGTCGCTACTCAACAGGATTgcctggagagagaaaagagaaagagaggttaAAAGAAGCTCAAGGGCTCCAGTGTATTGGACAAAAGTTTATAGCAAAAGTTAATGAGTAAATAAGGACAGTATCCATGCATAACTATACACCAAAAAGAATATCACAGTATGTTTACATAAACAGTATTAACTCTGAAAGCCTTACCCGTGTGGAATCGTTGACCTCCATTTGTGCCAGGAGTTTTCCATTTATGCTGAAGTTGCAGAAGCGGCCTCTCTCATAGTAGATGATACAGTGGCCCTCGCTGGACACTGAGATGAGGCGGGGTCGCTGGCACAGCTCTGGCCCCTCCAGGGCCCTAAGCAGGTCCCCTGTGATGGTGTGGACCAGGCACGGGCCCTCTGAGGAACAAGACCAAAGCAAGATAGTGTAGaagcatttatatatatttttttttttaatcacacaaCTTTGGTGACAGTGAAGTTAGCCTAAATGTTGTGAGGTCAGTTATCAACATATTtgtctggagaaaaaaaattagcCAAACCTCTAAAAcaaattcaagaaaacaatctTTGTAGAAAACATAGGACATTTCCAACATTTGACAATCTCCATGTTTTTGCAGAAATTTTGAAGCAGTGACAGTCCAGTGAGCATGTTCATCCAGTCATGTGTAGAAAAGTTTTATGTTGATGTGTGCCAGC includes:
- the LOC122888875 gene encoding serine rich and transmembrane domain containing 1; the encoded protein is MEVPLVDHNETGISPIDNGTFLRFSPTSASTSAAASSPGRQGNVYVYVWLFLGLLVFLLTLLIISLHRLKNIISSSSSVPDCSSEGGSSFTNMEICSISSQRSTISSLST